A single Mangifera indica cultivar Alphonso chromosome 20, CATAS_Mindica_2.1, whole genome shotgun sequence DNA region contains:
- the LOC123203852 gene encoding protein IQ-DOMAIN 31-like isoform X2, which produces MGKSPGKWIKTVLFGKKSSKSHTSKGREPNTYTTHQNEMNLVLGKKEAADISNDGAISLPGIQAPDSQNFIPEDEPYDPEKIRLVKAATKVQAAFRSYLARRAFWALKGIIKLQALIRGHLVRKQAVATLCSMLGIVKLQALGRGRMVRHSDIGLEVSRNCNLVKLLEGKPVKSVGVNLSIQATKLSTNAFISKLLAPSPTVMPLHIQYGPEEPNSVTNWLKRWSASQFWKPAPQPKKALESKTQKKQVNSQTIEAETGRPKRSVRRVPAANVENISLQSTPEFEKSKRSLKKVTSEPVDPVHENAQNELEKVKRSLRKVHNPVLETSLSMQSEFEFEKPKASLENVSGTLSHEILEQSMGSSGEKMKKEMTLTLSKLPDAESTLGPVEMKETSDLPSGDLVAAESKPLIDNGSKDEAIPVSNSELNPKEDLANNENHKPSRKASTPVKQEHVENGLQNSPTLPSYMAATESAKAKLRLQGSPRSAEDDADRSSASRRQSLPSSTNSRISSHSPRTQRPLNAGKGGHRSDKNHSSLRDGHAKVTQEWRR; this is translated from the exons ATGGGAAAATCACCTGGAAAATGGATCAAGACTGTACTTTTTGGCAAGAAGTCTTCTAAATCTCATACTTCAAAAGGACGGGAG CCAAACACATATACCACTCATCAAAATGAAATGAATTTAGTGTTGGGAAAAAAGGAAGCTGCAGATATATCAAATGATGGGGCAATATCATTGCCTGGGATTCAAGCTCCAGATTCACAAAATTTCATACCCGAAGATGAACCATATGATCCTGAGAAAATCAGGCTAGTGAAAGCAGCAACAAAGGTGCAGGCTGCTTTCAGGAGTTACTTG GCTCGCCGAGCATTTTGGGCTCTCAAAGGCATAATAAAGTTGCAGGCTCTCATTCGGGGACACCTGGTGCGGAAACAAGCAGTTGCTACTTTGTGCTCTATGCTAGGGATTGTGAAGTTGCAGGCTCTTGGTCGTGGCAGAATGGTTAGACATTCTGATATCGGACTTGAAGTGAGCAGAAACTGCAATCTAGTGAAGCTTTTG GAGGGCAAGCCTGTGAAGTCTGTTGGAGTTAATTTGTCTATTCAAGCAACAAAGCTTTCAACAAATGCTTTTATCTCCAAG CTGCTTGCTCCATCACCTACTGTGATGCCTTTACACATCCAATATGGTCCTGAGGAACCAAATTCAGTCACAAACTGGTTAAAACGCTGGTCAGCTTCTCAGTTCTGGAAACCGGCTCCCCAACCAAAAAAAGCATTAGAGTCAAAAACTCAGAAGAAGCAGGTTAATTCTCAAACCATTGAAGCTGAAACGGGGAGACCAAAAAGAAGCGTCCGGAGGGTTCCTGCTGCAAATGTTGAGAATATCTCATTGCAGTCAACCCCTGAATTTGAGAAATCCAAACGGAGTCTGAAGAAAGTTACTAGTGAACCAGTGGATCCAGTGCATGAAAATGcacaaaatgaacttgaaaaggtTAAGCGCAGCCTCAGAAAGGTTCATAACCCTGTGTTAGAGACTTCTCTTTCTATGCAGtcagagtttgaatttgagaagCCAAAGGCAAGTTTGGAAAATGTCTCAGGCACTTTAAGCCATGAAATTTTAGAACAAAGCATGGGTAGTTCCGGtgagaagatgaagaaagaGATGACTTTGACACTATCCAAACTCCCCGATGCAGAATCTACTCTAGGACCAGTTGAGATGAAGGAGACATCAGATTTACCTTCTGGTGATCTAGTTGCAGCTGAGTCAAAGCCTTTGATAGACAATGGTAGTAAAGACGAGGCTATCCCTGTATCAAACAGTGAGCTGAATCCAAAGGAGGATTTGGCAAACAATGAGAATCACAAACCAAGCAGGAAAGCTTCTACGCCGGTGAAGCAAGAACATGTAGAGAATGGGCTGCAAAACAGTCCAACGCTGCCAAGCTATATGGCAGCAACTGAATCTGCAAAGGCTAAGCTGAGACTACAAGGTTCCCCAAGGTCTGCTGAAGATGATGCTGACAGAAGTAGTGCCAGTCGACGTCAATCACTGCCTTCTTCAACTAATAGCAGAATCAGCTCTCACTCACCAAGGACGCAGAGGCCTCTTAATGCTGGCAAAGGTGGTCATAGAAGTGATAAAAATCACTCATCATTGAGAGATGGACATG CAAAGGTAACCCAAGAGTGGAGAAGGTGA
- the LOC123203852 gene encoding protein IQ-DOMAIN 31-like isoform X1, protein MGKSPGKWIKTVLFGKKSSKSHTSKGREKVANENEVLVSVKATDTDNNLNLPLASQPNTYTTHQNEMNLVLGKKEAADISNDGAISLPGIQAPDSQNFIPEDEPYDPEKIRLVKAATKVQAAFRSYLARRAFWALKGIIKLQALIRGHLVRKQAVATLCSMLGIVKLQALGRGRMVRHSDIGLEVSRNCNLVKLLEGKPVKSVGVNLSIQATKLSTNAFISKLLAPSPTVMPLHIQYGPEEPNSVTNWLKRWSASQFWKPAPQPKKALESKTQKKQVNSQTIEAETGRPKRSVRRVPAANVENISLQSTPEFEKSKRSLKKVTSEPVDPVHENAQNELEKVKRSLRKVHNPVLETSLSMQSEFEFEKPKASLENVSGTLSHEILEQSMGSSGEKMKKEMTLTLSKLPDAESTLGPVEMKETSDLPSGDLVAAESKPLIDNGSKDEAIPVSNSELNPKEDLANNENHKPSRKASTPVKQEHVENGLQNSPTLPSYMAATESAKAKLRLQGSPRSAEDDADRSSASRRQSLPSSTNSRISSHSPRTQRPLNAGKGGHRSDKNHSSLRDGHAKVTQEWRR, encoded by the exons ATGGGAAAATCACCTGGAAAATGGATCAAGACTGTACTTTTTGGCAAGAAGTCTTCTAAATCTCATACTTCAAAAGGACGGGAG AAAGTTGCAAATGAAAATGAGGTTTTGGTTTCTGTCAAGGCAACAGACACTGATAATAATTTGAATCTTCCTTTGGCTTCTCAGCCAAACACATATACCACTCATCAAAATGAAATGAATTTAGTGTTGGGAAAAAAGGAAGCTGCAGATATATCAAATGATGGGGCAATATCATTGCCTGGGATTCAAGCTCCAGATTCACAAAATTTCATACCCGAAGATGAACCATATGATCCTGAGAAAATCAGGCTAGTGAAAGCAGCAACAAAGGTGCAGGCTGCTTTCAGGAGTTACTTG GCTCGCCGAGCATTTTGGGCTCTCAAAGGCATAATAAAGTTGCAGGCTCTCATTCGGGGACACCTGGTGCGGAAACAAGCAGTTGCTACTTTGTGCTCTATGCTAGGGATTGTGAAGTTGCAGGCTCTTGGTCGTGGCAGAATGGTTAGACATTCTGATATCGGACTTGAAGTGAGCAGAAACTGCAATCTAGTGAAGCTTTTG GAGGGCAAGCCTGTGAAGTCTGTTGGAGTTAATTTGTCTATTCAAGCAACAAAGCTTTCAACAAATGCTTTTATCTCCAAG CTGCTTGCTCCATCACCTACTGTGATGCCTTTACACATCCAATATGGTCCTGAGGAACCAAATTCAGTCACAAACTGGTTAAAACGCTGGTCAGCTTCTCAGTTCTGGAAACCGGCTCCCCAACCAAAAAAAGCATTAGAGTCAAAAACTCAGAAGAAGCAGGTTAATTCTCAAACCATTGAAGCTGAAACGGGGAGACCAAAAAGAAGCGTCCGGAGGGTTCCTGCTGCAAATGTTGAGAATATCTCATTGCAGTCAACCCCTGAATTTGAGAAATCCAAACGGAGTCTGAAGAAAGTTACTAGTGAACCAGTGGATCCAGTGCATGAAAATGcacaaaatgaacttgaaaaggtTAAGCGCAGCCTCAGAAAGGTTCATAACCCTGTGTTAGAGACTTCTCTTTCTATGCAGtcagagtttgaatttgagaagCCAAAGGCAAGTTTGGAAAATGTCTCAGGCACTTTAAGCCATGAAATTTTAGAACAAAGCATGGGTAGTTCCGGtgagaagatgaagaaagaGATGACTTTGACACTATCCAAACTCCCCGATGCAGAATCTACTCTAGGACCAGTTGAGATGAAGGAGACATCAGATTTACCTTCTGGTGATCTAGTTGCAGCTGAGTCAAAGCCTTTGATAGACAATGGTAGTAAAGACGAGGCTATCCCTGTATCAAACAGTGAGCTGAATCCAAAGGAGGATTTGGCAAACAATGAGAATCACAAACCAAGCAGGAAAGCTTCTACGCCGGTGAAGCAAGAACATGTAGAGAATGGGCTGCAAAACAGTCCAACGCTGCCAAGCTATATGGCAGCAACTGAATCTGCAAAGGCTAAGCTGAGACTACAAGGTTCCCCAAGGTCTGCTGAAGATGATGCTGACAGAAGTAGTGCCAGTCGACGTCAATCACTGCCTTCTTCAACTAATAGCAGAATCAGCTCTCACTCACCAAGGACGCAGAGGCCTCTTAATGCTGGCAAAGGTGGTCATAGAAGTGATAAAAATCACTCATCATTGAGAGATGGACATG CAAAGGTAACCCAAGAGTGGAGAAGGTGA
- the LOC123204845 gene encoding ABC transporter A family member 2-like: protein MDTLTGFPLLFQQFKALFKKNFLLSWKHKTATFLQLFSSLFFILLMFIIKLAIDARSSSSTDYTTVRDPRSLVSPSIPPCEDKFYVDIPCIDFVWSGNDSVRVQRIVSAIMQNNPGRAIPSNKVMSFRTKTEVDEWLFDNPLRCPGALHFVDRNATVISYGIQTNSTSVERGGVYEDPTFKFQIPLQIAAEREIARLMIGDPNFSWVVGLKEFAHPAMELFNVVGSIGPSFFLAAAMFGLVFQIGSLVTEKELKLRQAMTMMGLYDSAYWLSWLSWEGIITLFSSLFIVLFGMMFQFNFFLNNSFVILFFVFFLFELNMTGFAFMFSSLISKSSSSTTVGFSIFIVGSLTQVVTASGFPYSETFSNTYRIIWSLFPPNLLAEALKLLADATSSPGDIGISWSRRAECAPNDTECVITINDIYMWLLATFFAWFLLAIYFDNIIANKAGVRKSIFYFLNPWYWTGKGGSKPEEGGICSCIGSVPPLDHITPDDDDVLEEESIVKQQIREGVELNVAVQIRGLVKTYPGTRKIGCCKCKKTSPYHAVKGLWVNIAKDQLFCLLGPNGAGKTTTISCLTGVTPVTGGDALIYGNSIGSSVGMSKIRKIIGVCPQFDILWNALSGEEHLHLFASIKGLPPDSIKSVTENSLAEVRLTKAAKVRAGSYSGGMKRRLSVAIALIGNPKLVILDEPTTGMDPITRRHVWDIIQDAKKGRAIILTTHSMEEADILSDRIGIMAKGRLCCIGTSIRLKSRFGTGFVATVSFTESKTGQSPNEPETVATPHHDAVKQFFKIRLDVVPKEENKAFLTFIIPHDREELLTNFFKELQEREREFSIADIQLGLSTLEEVFLNIARQAELDDAAAEGRLVTLSLLSGASVQIPPGARFVGIPGTETAENPRGIMVEVYWQQDDSGALCISGHSTETPIPPNVQTLAPSASTSQGRFFRQRRPVHGIVLDPSQIDATTSS from the exons ATGGACACGTTAACAGgatttcctcttctttttcaacAATTCAAGGCACTGTTCAAGAAAAACTTCTTGCTTTCATGGAAACACAAGACTGCTACGTTCCTCCaactcttttcttctctcttcttcatCTTGCTCATGTTCATAATTAAGCTAGCTATCGACGCTCGGTCCTCCTCTTCTACTGACTATACCACTGTTCGGGATCCAAGATCTTTAGTCTCTCCGTCTATCCCCCCTTGTGAAGACAAGTTCTACGTGGACATACCGTGTATTGACTTTGTTTGGAGCGGCAATGATAGCGTTAGAGTTCAGAGAATTGTCAGCGCCATTATGCAGAATAATCCCGGTAGAGCTATTCCTTCAAACAAG GTTATGTCTTTTAGAACGAAAACTGAAGTTGATGAATGGCTTTTTGATAATCCTCTGAGGTGCCCAGGAGCTCTGCATTTTGTGGATAGAAATGCTACTGTTATAAGTTATGGCATACAGACTAATTCTACTTCAGTTGAAAGGGGAGGGGTTTATGAAGATCCCACGTTCAAGTTTCAAATCCCACTTCAGATTGCTGCTGAGCGCGAAATTGCCAGGTTAATGATTGGAG ATCCAAACTTTAGCTGGGTTGTAGGGCTCAAGGAATTTGCTCATCCTGCAATGGAGCTTTTCAATGTGGTAGGTTCAATAGGACCAAGCTTTTTCCTTGCAGCTGCCATGTTTGGTTTGGTGTTTCAAATTGGTTCTTTGGTCACTGAGAAAGAGCTCAAACTTCGCCAG GCAATGACTATGATGGGTCTTTATGATTCTGCCTACTGGTTATCATGGCTATCATGGGAGGGAATCATTACACTTTTTTCATCACTCTTCATAGTTCTTTTTGGAATGATgttccaatttaattttttcttgaacAATAGTTTTGTAATCTTGTTCTTTGTGTTCTTCCTTTTTGAACTCAATATG ACTGGCTTCGCCTTCATGTTTTCATCCCTCATTAGCAAGTCATCATCATCCACAACAGTGGGTTTCTCCATATTTATAGTTGGCTCTTTGACTCAG GTTGTTACGGCTTCTGGTTTCCCTTACTCTGAAACTTTTTCTAATACATATAGAATCATATGGTCACTGTTCCCACCTAATCTTCTTGCCGAAGCCCTAAAGCTGCTTGCTGATGCAACTTCCTCACCTGGAGATATTGGGATAAGTTGGAGTAGACGGGCAGAGTGTGCACCAAATGATACTGAGTGTGTGATAACAATT AATGATATCTACATGTGGCTTTTGGCAACATTTTTTGCATGGTTTTTATTGGCtatctattttgataatataattgcAAATAAAGCTGGTGTGAGGAAAtctatattttactttttaaaccCCTGGTATTGGACAGGGAAAGGTGGAAGCAAGCCTGAAG AGGGTGGTATTTGTAGTTGTATTGGTTCGGTCCCTCCATTGGATCATATTACTCCAGATGACGATGATGTTCTTGAAGAGGAAAGCATTGTTAAACAGCAAATTAGGGAAGGTGTTGAGCTGAATGTGGCAGTCCAGATACGTGGCCTTGTAAAAACATATCCTGGAACTAGGAAGATAGGTTGCTGTAAATGCAAGAAGACTTCACCTTACCACGCTGTTAAG GGTTTATGGGTAAATATTGCAAAGGATCAATTATTTTGTCTTCTTGGACCCAACGGTGCTGGAAAAACTACAACAATCAGCTGTTTGACTGGTGTAACACCAGTGACTGGTGGAGATG CACTTATTTATGGGAATTCCATTGGAAGCTCTGTTGGCATGTCAAAGATTCGGAAAATAATAGGAGTATGTCCCCAG TTTGATATTCTCTGGAATGCATTATCCGGTGAAGAGCACCTCCATCTCTTTGCTAGTATCAAAGGCCTACCTCCTGATTCAATCAAATCG GTTACTGAGAATTCATTAGCAGAAGTGAGGCTCACTAAGGCAGCCAAAGTAAGAGCTGGGAGTTACAGTGGAGGAATGAAGCGTCGCCTGAGTGTTGCAATAGCTCTAATTGGCAATCCGAAGTTGGTCATTCTGGATGAGCCA ACTACTGGAATGGATCCAATAACAAGGAGGCATGTGTGGGATATAATACAAGACGCGAAGAAAGGGCGTGCCATTATCCTGACAACACACTCAATGGAAGAAGCTGATATTCTGAGTGACCGCATAGGAATCATGGCAAAGGGAAGGCTCTGCTGTATTGGAACCTCAATCAGATTAAAGTCACGGTTTGGTACTGGCTTTGTTGCTACTGTCAGCTTCACTGAAAGCAAAACTGGACAAAGTCCTAACGAGCCAGAAACAGTTGCAACACCTCATCATGATGCGGTGAAGCAGTTCTTTAAAATT CGTTTAGATGTCGTCCCAAAAGAGGAGAACAAAGCATTCCTAACATTTATCATCCCTCATGATAGAGAGGAGCTTTTGACA AATTTTTTTAAGGAGCTgcaagaaagagaaagagaattcAGTATAGCCGATATTCAATTAGGTCTTTCAACTCTAGAAGAAGTTTTCTTAAACATCGCAAGACAAGCAGAACTAGACGATGCTGCAGCTGAGGGGAGATTGGTCACTCTAAGCTTGTTATCAGGGGCTTCAGTTCAG ATACCTCCAGGAGCAAGGTTTGTGGGGATCCCAGGAACAGAAACTGCAGAGAATCCTAGAGGGATTATGGTTGAAGTATACTGGCAGCAAGATGATTCTGGTGCCCTCTGCATTTCTGGTCACTCCACTGAAACTCCTATACCGCCTAATGTGCAGACACTAGCTCCCTCAGCATCAACTTCCCAGGGAAGATTCTTCAGGCAAAGAAGACCAGTTCATGGAATTGTGCTTGATCCCAGCCAGATTGATGCTACAACATCCTCCTAG
- the LOC123204953 gene encoding ABC transporter A family member 7-like, translated as MAAGFCTQANALLRKNLTFQKRNVGANIRLVAFPVVLCLLILALQIVFDKLVNNNSDNKCGCICIRRNGDKCVEERCGIEYSNSDQAVFCPIPNPPEWPPLLQIPAPEFRAVRNDFMTFTDLPNESCRINGSCPVIFLLTGNNHSFGEILGKNMLPNTSTINPSNLIGSLASNVLGSESTLDTSQFIDSAFISGLPIYNVQSQCASNSTIPASVQLSSINTTLEIRCVEGSNLWRTSSSEINDEIYRGYMKGNSEEKINEIVAAYDFLNSDLNKFNVSIWYNSTYKNGGGNSPIDLVRVPRSVNLVSNAYLRSLLGPSAQMLFEFVKEMPKTETQLRVDLSSIIGTLFFTWVVLQLFPVVLTALVYEKQQKLRIMMKMHGLGDGPYWMISYAYFFAISAAYMICFVIFGSVIGLRFFTLNSYSIQFVFYFLYINLQISVAFLLAALFSNVKTAAVVGYICIFGTGLLGSFLFQVFLQDQSFPRGWIIVMELYPGFSLYRGLYEFGQYSFRGHYMGIDGMRWADFADSGNGMREIFIIMLIEWLLVLAIAYYIDKTVSSGSAKGPMFFLQNLKKKPHSSSQRPSLERQGSKVFVEMDKPDVVQEREKVEQLLLEPSSSYAVITDNLRKIYPGRDGNPEKLAVKGLSLALPSGECFGMLGPNGAGKTSFIGMMIGITKPTSGAAFVQGFDIRTEMDTIYTSIGVCPQEDLLWENLTGREHLLFYGRLKNLKGSALKLAVEESLKSVNLFHGGVADKKAAKYSGGMKRRLSVAISLIGDPKVVYMDEPSTGLDPASRNNLWTVVKCAKQGRAIILTTHSMEEAEALCDRLGIFVDGSLQCIGNPKELKARYGGSYVFTMTTSADHEAEVESMIKHLSPSATKIYHISGTQKFELPKHEARIADVFQAVEDAKRRFTVFAWGLADTTLEDVFIKVARSAQAFNDLS; from the exons ATGGCGGCCGGTTTCTGCACTCAGGCAAATGCTTTACTCAGAAAGAACTTAACTTTCCAG AAACGAAATGTGGGGGCGAATATTCGGCTCGTTGCATTTCCTGTTGTCCTTTGTCTATTAATTTTGGCCCTCCAAATTGTTTTTGATAAACTAGTCAACAATAACAGTGACAACAAGTGTGGTTGTATTTGCATCAGAAGAAATGGAGATAAATGTGTGGAGGAAAGATGTGGGATAGAGTACTCAAATTCGGATCAAGCAGTTTTTTGTCCCATTCCTAATCCTCCAGAATGGCCTCCATTGTTACAGATACCAGCGCCTGAATTTCGTGCTGTTAGAAATGATTTTATGACATTCACAGATTTGCCAAATGAATCATGCAGAATTAATGGTTCCTGTCCGGTGATTTTCCTTCTAACTGGAAACAATCATTCTTTTGGAGAAA TATTGGGTAAGAATATGTTGCCAAACACTTCTACAATAAATCCCTCCAATCTTATAGGTAGTTTGGCCAGCAATGTCTTG GGGTCAGAATCAACGCTGGATACAAGTCAATTTATTGATTCGGCTTTTATTTCAGGCCTTCCAATCTATAATGTTCAAAGTCAGTGTGCATCAAATTCTACAATTCCTGCTTCAGTTCAGTTGTCATCCATTAATACTACACTAG AGATAAGATGTGTGGAAGGTTCAAATCTATGGCGCACAAGCTCTTCAGAAATAAATGATGAGATATATAGAGGATATATGAAAGGGAACTCAGAAGAAAAGATTAATGAGATTGTTGCAG CCTATGATTTCTTAAACTCTGACCTGAATAAGTTTAATGTGAGCATCTGGTACAATTCAACCTATAAGAATGGCGGAGGTAATTCTCCTATTGATTTGGTGCGGGTTCCACGCTCAGTTAATCTG GTATCAAATGCATACCTTCGTTCTCTGCTAGGGCCTAGTGCACAAATGCTTTTTGAATTTGTCAAAGAAATGCCCAAAACTGAAACCCAGCTAAGGGTGGATTTGTCATCCATTATTGGCACACTGTTCTTTACATGGGTTGTCCTACAGCTATTCCCT GTGGTCTTGACAGCTTTGGTATATGAGAAACAGCAGAAACTGCGAATTATGATGAAAATGCATGGACTGGGTGATGGACCTTATTGGATGATTTCATATGCTTATTTTTTTGCAATATCTGCAGCATACATGATATGTTTTGTGATATTTGGCTCAGTCATAG GGTTGAGATTCTTCACACTGAATTCATACAGCATCcagtttgtgttttattttctctatataaacctGCAAATTTCTGTGGCCTTTCTATTAGCTGCACTGTTTTCAAATGTGAAGACTGCTGCAG TGGTCGGATACATATGCATTTTTGGAACTGGCCTCTTAGGTTCCTTTCTCTTTCAGGTCTTTCTTCAAGATCAATCATTTCCAA GAGGCTGGATCATTGTAATGGAGTTGTATCCTGGCTTCTCTCTATATCGTGGATTATATGAATTTGGACAATATTCCTTCAGGGGTCACTACATGGGAATTGATGGTATGAGGTGGGCAGATTTTGCTGACAGTGGAAACGGGATGAGAGAGATCTTTATTATCATGCTGATTGAGTGGCTGTTGGTGCTTGCTATCGcttattatattgataaaactGTATCATCTGGAAGTGCAAAAGGACCTATGTTTTTCTTGCAAAACTTGAAGAAGAAACCTCATTCATCTTCTCAGAGGCCCAGCTTGGAAAGGCAGGGATCTAAAGTCTTTGTTGAAATGGACAAACCTGATGTAGTTCAGGAG AGAGAAAAGGTTGAGCAGTTGCTGCTTGAACCAAGCTCAAGTTATGCAGTCATCACTGATAACCTTAGAAAGATATACCCTGGAAGGGATGGCAATCCTGAAAAATTAGCTGTCAAAGGGTTATCTCTTGCTTTGCCTTCGGGGGAGTGTTTTGGCATGCTTGGTCCTAATGGTGCTGGCAAAACCTCTTTTATTGGTATG aTGATTGGGATCACAAAGCCAACCTCTGGAGCAGCATTTGTTCAGGGTTTTGACATACGAACTGAAATGGACACAATATATACCAGCATTGGTGTATGCCCTCAGGAAGA CCTGCTGTGGGAAAACCTAACAGGAAGAGAGCACCTACTATTTTATGGCAGACTTAAGAACCTTAAAGGTTCTGCCTTGAAACTG GCAGTAGAAGAATCTCTCAAGAGCGTCAACCTGTTTCATGGAGGGGTTGCTGACAAAAAAGCTGCAAAATACAGTGGAGGTATGAAGAGGAGGCTGAGTGTTGCCATTTCACTGATAGGGGATCCCAAA GTTGTTTATATGGATGAGCCTAGTACTGGATTGGATCCAGCTTCAAGGAATAATTTATGGACTGTTGTGAAGTGTGCAAAGCAAGGCCGGGCAATTATTCTTACCA CCCATTCTATGGAGGAAGCAGAGGCCCTATGTGACCGTTTAGGAATTTTTGTAGATGGCAGCTTGCAGTGCATAGGAAACCCAAAAGag TTGAAGGCTAGATATGGAGGATCATACGTGTTCACAATGACAACATCTGCGGATCATGAGGCAGAAGTGGAGAGTATGATAAAGCATCTCTCCCCAAGTGCTACTAAGATATACCACATTTCTGGAACCCAAAAGTTTGAGCTTCCAAAACATGAGGCTCGGATTGCAGATGTATTCCAAGCTGTCGAGGATGCAAAGCGGAGGTTCACTGTTTTCGCTTGGGGTTTGGCTGATACCACTCTAGAGGATGTCTTCATCAAGGTTGCCCGCAGCGCCCAGGCATTCAACGATTTGTCATGA
- the LOC123204942 gene encoding transcription factor PRE3-like — MSGRRSRSRQSEASRITDDQINDLVSKLQQLLPELRNSRSDKVSAAKVLQETCNYIRNLHREVDDLSERLSELLATTDTAQAAIIRNLLMQ; from the exons ATGTCTGGCAGAAGGTCAAGATCAAGGCAGTCCGAAGCATCAAGGATCACTGATGATCAGATCAATGATCTTGTTTCCAAGTTACAACAACTTCTTCCTGAGCTTCGCAATAGCCGCTCTGACAAG GTTTCAGCGGCCAAAGTGTTACAAGAAACATGCAATTATATTAGAAACTTGCACAGAGAGGTTGATGATCTCAGTGAAAGACTTTCTGAGCTATTGGCGACAACTGACACTGCTCAAGCTGCTATAATCCGGAATTTACTTATGCAATAG